Proteins encoded within one genomic window of Thioploca ingrica:
- a CDS encoding type II site-specific deoxyribonuclease produces the protein MPKLTIEILQREAQAFSRTESHHQEKSLFGITDGKAVGTYLEHKFKNYLRVKYDFEEGNSASGIDFPGLPVDMKVTSITQPQSSCPFKSARQKIYGLGYSLLVFVYEKADNAKSRTATLNILHTLFVNSDKTADFQMTKGLVSILENQGNRDDLIAFMFDKNLPVDEIEANKLADEILSNPPKTGFLTISNALQWRLQYSRVIERAGQEEGVVLVYRANL, from the coding sequence ATGCCCAAACTCACTATTGAAATTTTACAACGCGAAGCACAAGCTTTTTCACGAACTGAATCGCATCATCAAGAAAAGAGTCTGTTTGGGATAACTGATGGCAAAGCAGTTGGCACCTATTTGGAACATAAATTCAAGAATTATTTGAGAGTCAAATATGATTTTGAAGAAGGAAACTCTGCCAGCGGAATAGATTTTCCTGGCTTACCGGTTGACATGAAAGTGACCAGTATTACCCAACCACAGTCATCATGCCCTTTCAAATCAGCACGGCAAAAAATCTATGGTTTGGGTTACTCGCTATTGGTATTTGTTTATGAAAAGGCAGATAATGCCAAATCTAGAACGGCTACCCTGAATATTTTGCATACACTTTTTGTTAACAGTGATAAAACTGCTGATTTTCAGATGACCAAAGGTTTGGTGAGCATTTTGGAAAACCAAGGCAACAGAGATGATTTAATTGCCTTTATGTTTGACAAGAACCTGCCAGTAGATGAAATTGAAGCGAACAAACTGGCTGATGAAATTCTGTCCAATCCGCCAAAGACAGGCTTTCTGACGATTTCAAATGCTCTGCAATGGCGGTTGCAGTATTCAAGAGTGATTGAGCGTGCCGGTCAGGAAGAAGGTGTTGTTCTGGTTTATCGAGCCAATTTATGA
- a CDS encoding type II restriction enzyme NspV-like protein, producing the protein MNTHIEKNKKIEYGDFQTPKELADLVCQKLVEIDVSPHCVIEPTCGLGAFLESATTIFTHTNKLVGVEVNLAYLNQLKVRSKIFSHPERLDIREGDFFKFEWNKLLKELDGEILVLGNFPWITNATQSVISGSNLPHKTNFQNHSGFDAITGKSNFDISEYMLIKVAEWFQHRPGYLAMLVKISVARKFLTHLYKTNTGLSYSAIYRIDAMKHFGAAVDAGLLYARFDPSLHNYDYDVFDSLSSQSHYRVGHRHGLTVKDLDTFEKLGYLLGNSNEKWRSGIKHDCSEIMELTEKDGKLFNGLNELVDIEPNYVYPLIKGSDVANNRISTTHRFILVTQKTVGEPTKPIKTMAPKTWAYLEYHANYLDSRRSKIYQNNPRFSIFGVGSYTFSPWKIAIGSLYKNLNFRLVGPTQNKPIVFDDTVYFLSFENYEEAKKVFDFLYSQDTQKFLSTLVFWEDKRPIKTSILNSLKLNARKALIQQLQLF; encoded by the coding sequence ATGAATACTCATATCGAGAAAAACAAGAAAATTGAATATGGAGATTTTCAGACACCTAAAGAACTGGCAGATTTAGTTTGCCAAAAATTAGTTGAAATTGACGTTTCACCCCATTGTGTCATCGAGCCGACCTGTGGTTTGGGTGCCTTTCTGGAGTCTGCGACGACAATATTTACTCACACGAATAAATTGGTTGGGGTTGAAGTTAATCTGGCGTATTTAAACCAACTCAAGGTGAGAAGTAAAATTTTTTCTCATCCAGAACGCCTGGATATCCGCGAGGGTGATTTTTTCAAATTTGAATGGAATAAGTTGCTGAAAGAATTGGATGGAGAAATCTTGGTTTTGGGGAATTTTCCTTGGATTACTAATGCCACACAAAGCGTAATCAGCGGTTCAAATCTACCCCATAAAACCAATTTTCAGAATCACAGCGGTTTTGATGCTATAACGGGTAAAAGTAATTTTGATATTTCCGAATATATGCTTATTAAAGTGGCCGAGTGGTTTCAACATCGTCCAGGCTATCTTGCTATGCTGGTGAAAATATCTGTAGCCAGAAAATTTTTAACTCATCTTTATAAAACCAATACCGGCTTATCTTATTCTGCAATTTACCGTATTGATGCAATGAAGCATTTTGGTGCGGCAGTAGATGCCGGTTTGCTTTATGCTCGTTTTGACCCGTCATTGCATAATTACGATTATGACGTTTTTGATTCATTGTCCAGCCAGTCTCATTATCGCGTTGGTCATCGGCATGGATTGACTGTAAAAGATTTAGACACCTTCGAAAAACTCGGTTATTTGTTAGGAAATTCCAACGAGAAATGGCGTTCTGGAATTAAGCACGATTGTTCTGAAATTATGGAGTTGACGGAAAAAGATGGCAAATTATTTAATGGATTGAATGAACTGGTTGATATCGAGCCGAATTATGTTTATCCATTAATAAAAGGTTCTGATGTAGCCAATAATAGAATTTCAACAACCCATCGTTTTATACTCGTTACTCAAAAAACAGTTGGAGAACCGACCAAGCCAATCAAAACCATGGCTCCTAAAACCTGGGCTTACTTAGAATATCATGCCAATTATTTAGATTCACGTCGAAGTAAAATTTACCAAAATAACCCCCGTTTTTCTATTTTTGGCGTAGGTTCTTACACCTTTTCTCCGTGGAAAATCGCGATTGGTAGTTTGTATAAAAATCTGAATTTTCGATTAGTTGGACCAACACAAAATAAACCGATTGTTTTTGATGATACGGTTTACTTCTTGAGTTTTGAGAATTATGAAGAAGCCAAGAAAGTCTTTGATTTTCTCTATTCTCAAGATACACAAAAGTTTTTATCGACTTTAGTTTTTTGGGAGGATAAACGTCCAATCAAAACCAGCATCTTGAATAGTCTGAAACTCAATGCACGAAAGGCTCTTATTCAACAGCTACAATTGTTTTAG
- a CDS encoding ABC transporter related protein — protein MNHPAKQIDWSKISSVALIIFLLLIALDFMVGAYQAHILAVRQEVQSQLEKKAWFYVRADLDKVVYTPDGRYQITLWIENLFPEYDIFVMLPQVRVFIQVGSQWQEVPAIEATSDPHFKQGTVINLKQKVTVDWIVKPQDLPVDYFELLKGYMHLQIHNNLFVSTEAEPTEHIIERNDYYYIHLKPINANDNQIRQFHHFPGEVPVFIPMPPH, from the coding sequence ATGAATCATCCCGCTAAACAGATTGATTGGTCGAAAATCAGTAGCGTAGCTCTGATCATTTTCCTTCTCTTAATTGCTCTCGATTTCATGGTTGGCGCTTATCAAGCACATATTCTAGCAGTACGCCAAGAAGTTCAATCTCAACTGGAAAAAAAGGCATGGTTTTATGTCCGCGCTGACCTTGACAAAGTGGTTTACACTCCCGATGGACGCTACCAAATTACCCTCTGGATAGAAAACCTTTTTCCAGAATACGATATCTTTGTAATGCTACCGCAAGTGCGCGTTTTTATTCAAGTGGGCTCACAATGGCAAGAAGTACCCGCTATCGAAGCAACCAGTGATCCTCACTTCAAACAAGGTACCGTTATTAATTTAAAGCAAAAAGTGACTGTTGATTGGATAGTAAAACCTCAAGATCTACCGGTCGATTACTTTGAACTTCTTAAAGGATATATGCACCTCCAAATACACAATAACCTGTTCGTTAGCACCGAAGCCGAACCGACCGAACATATTATTGAACGCAACGATTATTACTATATCCATCTCAAACCGATTAATGCTAATGACAACCAAATCCGTCAATTTCACCATTTTCCTGGAGAGGTGCCGGTGTTTATTCCGATGCCGCCTCATTAG
- a CDS encoding ABC transporter related protein codes for MALVLVTIDLLVGTYQNHLIAAKRAAQAEIERMAWFYVRTDVDKVTYTADNRYQFTLWIENLFPEREVFVMMPSVQGAIQIGSQWQEVKTTEATRDPRLTAGSVISLTGRITVDWIMEITKSNYFQAFPGYMHVQLHSQMLVSPELEPKEHVAQRDDVIYLHLKPIGSNDDYLRTINGFPREAPMFIPTVPRW; via the coding sequence ATGGCGTTAGTTTTAGTGACTATCGATCTGTTAGTCGGAACTTACCAAAATCACTTAATAGCCGCAAAACGAGCAGCACAAGCTGAAATAGAAAGAATGGCTTGGTTCTACGTGCGAACAGATGTGGACAAGGTGACTTACACCGCAGATAACCGATATCAATTCACTTTGTGGATTGAAAATTTATTCCCCGAACGCGAAGTCTTCGTGATGATGCCCTCAGTGCAAGGTGCCATCCAAATTGGTTCACAATGGCAGGAAGTAAAAACCACTGAAGCGACCCGCGATCCCCGCTTAACCGCAGGTAGTGTTATTTCTTTAACCGGTCGCATTACCGTTGATTGGATCATGGAAATCACCAAATCTAACTATTTTCAAGCATTTCCTGGCTACATGCACGTTCAACTTCACAGTCAAATGCTGGTGAGTCCAGAATTAGAACCGAAGGAACATGTCGCGCAGCGGGATGATGTGATTTATCTCCACCTAAAACCGATTGGCAGTAACGATGACTATTTGCGAACTATCAATGGCTTCCCACGAGAAGCACCGATGTTTATTCCTACCGTACCCAGATGGTAA
- a CDS encoding putative macrolide efflux ABC transporter, ATP-binding protein, producing MNTNSAVKVAVNSQPLVVLNHISKVYPLSDHSVYALDDINLAIPPGDYLSFMGPSGSGKSTLLNIIGGIDKPTSGEVYLDGERIDTLKEQRLLLIRRRKVAYVLQEARLLPSLTALENVMLPTAFVGDRKQVRQRALELLQKVGLEKRANHLVHQLSGGEAQRVCIARALINQPLLILADEPTGNLDHETRLEIVQQFEALNAEGHTIVMVTHDPELSARTRRRLLLRDGKISES from the coding sequence ATGAATACTAACTCTGCCGTCAAAGTTGCTGTCAATTCTCAACCATTGGTGGTGTTAAATCATATTTCCAAAGTCTATCCACTAAGCGATCATTCTGTTTATGCCTTGGATGACATCAATCTCGCCATCCCGCCCGGTGACTATCTCTCCTTCATGGGACCCAGTGGTTCAGGAAAATCAACTTTATTAAATATAATCGGCGGAATTGATAAACCCACCAGCGGCGAAGTCTACCTCGATGGCGAACGTATCGACACGCTCAAAGAACAACGCTTACTCCTTATCCGCCGTCGGAAAGTGGCCTATGTCTTACAAGAAGCGCGACTACTCCCGTCACTAACAGCATTGGAAAACGTTATGTTACCTACCGCTTTTGTTGGTGACCGTAAGCAAGTTCGCCAGCGTGCTTTGGAATTACTCCAAAAAGTCGGTTTAGAAAAACGAGCCAATCACTTAGTCCATCAACTGAGTGGCGGCGAAGCACAACGCGTTTGCATTGCCCGTGCCCTGATTAATCAACCGCTACTGATTTTAGCTGATGAACCCACCGGCAATCTGGATCACGAAACGCGATTAGAAATCGTACAACAATTTGAAGCGCTGAATGCGGAAGGCCATACCATTGTTATGGTCACCCATGATCCCGAATTATCCGCTCGGACTCGGCGTCGACTGCTTTTACGCGATGGCAAAATTAGTGAATCGTAA
- a CDS encoding ABC transporter permease, producing MRLYQLALREIGRRKIRTLYTASGIALSVALLVATILVGSAGQKDLLLTIARYGHSLTILPATTMDTSLQSFGIGSGHYIPEEAIPSIRTIYDAAIKTGWERMGGLVLQSGIPFGGEQQIQSAIFAPRLYEETNVLNRRVVVAGVDSVAEYQTRFWWEVDSGNLMNDPKEVMVGKVFAAITGVKVGNQVNINGQSFKVGGILRETDSPDDYMIFSALPTVQKLFGKQGLVSLINVRAMCNYCPVGDAELAINKKVVGVRATSQREIAQAQHKIFRNVTHVILTLVGLSLLMACMAVFNMIMGTMHGRIREIGLLKVLGASRWQLMRTFAYESIALGILGGLIGYALGVGIAFGVGPWLLSGAIIELHWWEPLLAVVAAIITSLLATLLPALHASRISVATAFRAQ from the coding sequence ATGAGACTATATCAGCTGGCTTTAAGAGAAATTGGACGGCGCAAAATCCGCACCTTGTATACCGCCAGTGGCATTGCACTGAGTGTTGCCTTATTGGTAGCCACTATTTTAGTGGGTTCGGCTGGACAAAAAGACTTACTGCTCACCATTGCCCGTTATGGACATAGTCTTACTATCTTACCGGCAACCACGATGGATACTAGCCTGCAATCATTTGGTATCGGCAGTGGTCATTATATTCCAGAAGAAGCTATTCCAAGTATTCGTACTATTTACGATGCCGCTATCAAAACGGGCTGGGAACGGATGGGTGGACTCGTGTTACAGTCAGGTATTCCATTTGGTGGCGAACAACAAATTCAATCCGCTATTTTTGCTCCTCGCCTTTATGAAGAAACTAACGTCCTGAATCGACGGGTGGTGGTAGCGGGAGTAGATTCAGTGGCTGAATATCAAACGCGCTTTTGGTGGGAAGTGGACTCGGGCAATCTCATGAACGATCCGAAAGAAGTCATGGTCGGTAAAGTGTTTGCGGCTATCACTGGCGTTAAAGTCGGAAACCAAGTCAATATCAATGGTCAGTCCTTCAAAGTGGGTGGTATTCTCCGTGAGACCGATTCACCCGATGATTACATGATTTTCAGCGCATTACCAACCGTACAAAAGCTATTCGGTAAACAAGGGTTGGTTTCTTTGATTAATGTGAGGGCGATGTGCAATTATTGCCCGGTTGGGGATGCTGAATTAGCTATCAATAAAAAAGTAGTGGGTGTTCGCGCCACTTCACAACGAGAAATCGCTCAAGCTCAACATAAAATTTTTCGCAATGTCACCCACGTTATTCTCACTTTAGTGGGATTATCACTGTTGATGGCTTGTATGGCAGTATTTAACATGATTATGGGAACTATGCACGGACGGATTCGCGAAATTGGCTTGCTCAAAGTGCTCGGCGCCTCCCGTTGGCAATTGATGCGAACTTTTGCTTATGAATCCATTGCGCTCGGGATCCTTGGTGGTTTAATTGGCTATGCGCTGGGCGTTGGCATTGCGTTTGGCGTGGGACCGTGGCTATTGTCAGGTGCAATTATCGAATTACACTGGTGGGAACCTCTCTTAGCCGTCGTTGCGGCGATTATCACCAGCTTGCTCGCCACCCTGTTGCCAGCACTCCATGCCTCACGGATTTCAGTCGCTACCGCATTTCGTGCGCAATAA
- a CDS encoding ABC transporter gives MFTVKELQKIYHFGTESIEALQNVNLSVKRGEFVAIIGHSGSGKSTLLSVMGGLMRPTGGVVLIEDEDLWAKNDRGRARIRNTKVGFIFQFASLIPTLTCLGNVMLPCLFNPKGLQWANQEKAQQLLQQVGLADKLHAYPNELSGGQQRRVAIARALINNPIVILADEPTGDLDEETEAEIMKLLLTNLRQHQATLIMVTHNLDIAQRADRVLQMKKGRLQ, from the coding sequence ATGTTTACAGTCAAGGAATTACAAAAAATTTATCATTTTGGTACCGAATCTATTGAAGCACTACAAAATGTTAATCTTTCCGTAAAACGGGGAGAATTTGTGGCTATCATTGGACATTCTGGCAGCGGCAAATCAACCTTATTGAGTGTGATGGGTGGTCTAATGCGACCGACTGGTGGTGTCGTTCTCATTGAGGATGAGGATCTCTGGGCAAAAAACGATCGTGGCCGAGCACGAATTCGCAATACCAAAGTTGGTTTTATTTTTCAATTTGCTAGTTTGATCCCCACACTCACCTGTCTTGGGAACGTCATGTTACCTTGTTTATTTAATCCCAAAGGTCTGCAATGGGCTAATCAAGAGAAAGCGCAACAACTACTCCAACAGGTCGGTCTAGCTGATAAACTTCATGCTTATCCCAACGAACTCTCTGGCGGACAACAGCGACGCGTAGCCATTGCTCGGGCACTGATCAATAATCCCATCGTGATTCTCGCAGACGAACCCACTGGGGATTTAGACGAAGAAACCGAAGCGGAAATCATGAAATTGCTGTTAACCAACCTTCGTCAACACCAAGCAACCTTGATCATGGTCACCCATAACCTTGACATAGCACAGCGTGCTGATCGCGTTTTACAGATGAAGAAAGGCCGATTGCAATGA
- a CDS encoding ABC transporter permease — MTLMGLAIQNLLRKPFRTYALVLAVAIAGGAVFSTATVMWGVERSLDLGFSKFGADLLVVPKGALVGMKTALLTGEPSTFYMDLSLADRLRTLKGIRQVTPQLFLTTAEGSHCIIGNAFLVGFDPHNDFTVMPWLNQKLPRELKLTDAIVGANNPYQLGGSVYFYGQYFTVYGKLDRTGIGLYDNAIFIQIEKAYELAENAKKFTDVAPLGFAKGQVSALLVQLERTAPVNVVRFAISRYPEVKVISAGNIVTSVRQNLAALFTGTVFLSAVLIIANILMISAIFSTIINERKKELGLLRAIGARKRHIFQLVMVEAGLLTAAGGVLGVMLGAVLMRIYRRTIGFHLESLNIPFLWPAWSDITLLALAAITLSIMVGIFGAMYPAVAASRVDPYEAIRAGE, encoded by the coding sequence ATGACCCTAATGGGGCTAGCTATTCAAAATTTACTGCGTAAACCTTTCCGTACTTACGCACTGGTACTCGCTGTAGCTATAGCGGGCGGCGCTGTATTCTCAACCGCTACGGTAATGTGGGGAGTAGAACGCAGTTTAGATCTGGGTTTCTCCAAATTTGGCGCTGATCTTTTGGTTGTTCCTAAAGGGGCTTTGGTGGGTATGAAAACCGCCTTGCTAACCGGGGAACCGTCCACATTTTATATGGATCTGTCCTTAGCTGATCGGTTGCGTACCCTCAAAGGAATTCGTCAAGTCACTCCACAATTGTTTCTAACCACTGCGGAAGGTTCACACTGTATCATTGGTAATGCCTTTCTGGTGGGCTTTGATCCACACAATGATTTTACGGTCATGCCTTGGCTCAATCAAAAATTACCTAGAGAATTGAAGCTAACGGATGCCATTGTTGGCGCTAATAACCCTTATCAATTGGGTGGGAGTGTCTATTTTTATGGACAATATTTCACGGTTTATGGCAAGCTGGACCGAACGGGAATTGGGCTGTATGACAATGCTATTTTTATTCAAATCGAAAAAGCTTATGAACTCGCCGAGAATGCAAAGAAATTTACCGACGTTGCTCCACTCGGATTTGCCAAAGGGCAGGTTTCCGCCTTGTTGGTGCAACTGGAAAGAACCGCACCGGTTAATGTCGTCCGTTTCGCCATCAGCCGCTATCCTGAAGTCAAAGTCATTTCTGCCGGTAATATCGTGACCTCAGTGCGTCAAAATCTCGCCGCCTTGTTCACCGGTACGGTATTTCTTAGTGCGGTGCTGATAATTGCGAATATTTTAATGATCAGTGCAATTTTCTCCACTATCATCAATGAACGTAAAAAAGAACTGGGTTTATTACGCGCCATTGGTGCTAGAAAACGGCACATCTTTCAATTAGTCATGGTGGAAGCAGGTTTGTTAACGGCAGCGGGTGGTGTCTTAGGCGTCATGTTGGGTGCTGTGCTCATGCGGATATACCGTCGAACCATTGGATTTCACTTAGAATCCTTAAATATTCCGTTTTTGTGGCCAGCCTGGTCTGATATCACGCTGTTGGCCCTAGCAGCGATCACTTTGTCAATTATGGTAGGCATATTCGGCGCGATGTATCCGGCGGTTGCAGCCAGCCGCGTCGATCCCTACGAAGCCATTCGAGCAGGTGAATAA
- a CDS encoding two component, sigma54 specific, transcriptional regulator, Fis family protein, whose protein sequence is MNGNVLHADILVIDDSVDDLRFLTKTLTEQGYQVRGVTKGISALKAAQLKPPHLILLDIRMPEMDGYEVCRRLKANPLTADIPVIFLSALHEIADKIKAFELGGVDYVTKPFQVEEIFARVKLHLTLCSQQQQLEQQNVELIQLNEQLQQEMIRREQMENKLQIVDANLSLISEQQAEHWGISAFIGKSKTIIKILDDILRLQRVEKTNILVLGESGTGKELIARAIHFGGVRAKGPFIAVNCAAIPGELAESILFGHVRGAFTGAVNDRKGYFELASGGTLFLDEMGEMPWSLQAKLLRSLENGTFMSIGSYREKQVDVRVIAATNADLATKITAGEFRQDLYFRLAGYTVHLPPLRERQEDIPLLIEHFLSRLAIEMGRPQATLTPSARAALANYSFPGNARELRNILEHALISSDNTVIQLPHLRFIETIDIPVPVLDEFNGEKFISISCGEAEQKILAYVHQHGNITNFQCRHLLNLDYHHASYLLKKMSREGRLVRQGNRRGSYYQQP, encoded by the coding sequence ATGAACGGAAACGTATTACACGCTGATATTCTGGTGATTGATGATTCGGTAGATGATTTACGCTTTTTAACTAAAACGCTTACTGAGCAAGGTTATCAAGTCCGGGGGGTGACTAAGGGAATAAGCGCTTTGAAAGCGGCGCAATTGAAACCGCCCCATTTGATTTTATTAGATATCCGTATGCCCGAAATGGACGGTTATGAAGTTTGCAGACGGTTAAAAGCCAATCCGCTTACTGCCGATATTCCAGTGATTTTTTTGAGTGCTTTGCATGAAATAGCTGATAAAATCAAAGCGTTTGAATTAGGTGGTGTTGATTACGTGACCAAACCGTTTCAAGTCGAGGAAATCTTCGCACGGGTGAAACTCCATTTAACGCTTTGCTCTCAACAACAACAATTAGAACAACAAAATGTAGAGTTGATTCAATTGAATGAACAACTCCAACAAGAAATGATTCGCCGTGAGCAGATGGAAAATAAGTTACAAATCGTGGATGCCAACCTGTCCCTGATTTCTGAGCAGCAGGCTGAACATTGGGGTATTTCGGCTTTTATTGGGAAAAGTAAAACTATTATTAAGATTCTTGACGATATTCTGCGCTTACAACGAGTTGAGAAAACAAATATTTTAGTTTTGGGAGAAAGTGGAACGGGTAAGGAACTGATTGCGCGTGCCATTCACTTTGGTGGCGTTCGTGCGAAGGGACCTTTTATTGCAGTCAATTGTGCAGCCATTCCGGGTGAATTAGCCGAATCAATTTTATTTGGTCATGTTCGGGGCGCTTTTACTGGTGCCGTCAATGATCGTAAAGGTTATTTTGAATTGGCGTCTGGTGGTACTTTGTTTTTAGATGAGATGGGGGAAATGCCCTGGTCGTTACAAGCTAAATTGTTACGATCGTTAGAAAACGGTACTTTCATGTCAATAGGCAGTTATCGGGAAAAACAAGTCGATGTTCGAGTGATTGCCGCTACCAATGCCGATCTGGCTACCAAAATTACTGCGGGTGAATTCCGTCAAGATCTTTATTTTCGCTTAGCCGGTTATACAGTACATCTCCCTCCGCTTCGAGAACGTCAGGAAGATATTCCCTTGCTTATTGAGCATTTTCTATCACGGTTAGCCATAGAAATGGGTCGTCCCCAAGCCACGTTAACTCCATCTGCACGAGCGGCGTTAGCCAATTATTCTTTTCCAGGGAATGCGAGAGAGTTAAGAAACATTCTGGAACATGCTTTAATTAGTAGTGATAACACGGTCATTCAACTACCGCATTTACGTTTTATTGAGACAATAGACATTCCCGTCCCCGTCCTTGATGAATTTAATGGAGAAAAATTCATTTCAATTTCGTGTGGTGAAGCTGAGCAAAAAATTCTCGCCTATGTCCACCAACATGGAAACATTACTAATTTTCAATGTCGACACTTACTCAATTTAGACTATCATCATGCTTCTTATCTGCTGAAGAAAATGAGTCGAGAAGGGCGGTTAGTTCGCCAAGGTAACCGACGTGGTTCTTATTATCAACAACCTTGA
- a CDS encoding PilT protein domain-containing protein, translating to MKLAVIDTDILSWFFRGHEGVVSRFSSYLAVYDKINLSIITYYEILSGLKYKDARKQLSTFLAFAKCNNIILLTEESVARSAEVYAQMRRQGTPVDDIDLLIAGVALVNDWVLVTHNTKHFGQIPNLQIEDWYHVGVEPAVL from the coding sequence ATGAAACTGGCCGTAATTGATACGGATATTTTATCCTGGTTTTTTCGTGGACACGAAGGTGTCGTTTCACGGTTTTCAAGCTATTTAGCAGTCTATGACAAGATTAATTTAAGTATTATCACTTACTACGAAATTCTGAGTGGCTTGAAGTATAAAGATGCTCGTAAACAACTGTCTACATTTCTGGCATTTGCCAAGTGTAATAACATTATCTTGCTTACCGAAGAATCGGTCGCTCGTTCTGCCGAGGTCTATGCACAGATGAGAAGACAAGGAACACCGGTTGATGATATTGACCTATTGATAGCAGGCGTTGCACTGGTCAATGATTGGGTATTGGTCACTCATAATACCAAGCATTTTGGACAAATTCCAAATCTACAGATTGAAGATTGGTATCATGTGGGTGTTGAGCCAGCGGTACTATAA